A segment of the Amycolatopsis thermophila genome:
ACCTCCGGTAAGCCAACACTGTAACGTGTTCCACTATGCCTAGCGCCTGTTCGCCGCCTCGTCGGTCACGATAGACGAGAACGTGTTTCAGTTCTAGGGTAGCGGGTGTGAACCAGACGGCGGATGTGATCGTGATCGGGTTCGGGGCGGCCGGCGCCTGTGCGGCGATCGAGGCCGCGGACGCCGGCGCCGACGTGCTCGTGCTGGACCGGTTCGGCGGGGGCGGTGCGACCGCGTTGAGCGGCGGGATCGTCTACGCGGGCGGGGGCACGGCGCAGCAGCGGGAGGCCGGGGTCGACGACTCGGCCGACGCGATGTACGACTACCTGCGGCTCGAGGTCGGCGACGCGGTGTCGGAGGAGACGCTGCGGCGCTTCTGCGACGAGAGCCCGGCGATGATCGAGTGGCTGGAGCGCAACGGCGTCCCGTTCGAGGGCAGCCTGTGTCCGTACAAGACCTCCTACCCCAACGACGACTACTACCTGTACTACTCCGGCAGCGAGTCCGCGGGCGGGTTCCGCGACCTGGCCAAACCGGCCGCGCGCGGGCACCGCGCCAAGGGGCCGGGCACGTCGGGCAAGGTGCTGTTCGCGCGGCTGGCCGAGGCCGTGCGACGGCGTGGTGTGCGGGTCCTGCCCGCTACGCGGGCCGGGTCGCTGATCGTCGACGACGGCGTGGTGACGGGGGTGCGGGTCAAGACCCTGCACGACGCCCCTGCCCGGGTCCGCGCCGCACACGCCCGCATGGCGCGCTACGCCGCCAAGCCCGGGATCTACGTGCCGGCCGTGCGCAAGGCCCTGCAGCACCGGATCGAGCGGCTGGAGCGGCGGTACGCGCGCGAGGTCGAGCTGCGGGCCCGGCGCGGCGTGGTGATCGCGGCCGGCGGCTTCATCTTCAACCGCGCGCTCGTGCGCGAGCACGCACCCGCCTACCGGGGCGGGCTGGCGCTCGGCACGATCGCCGACGACGGCTCCGGTATCGGGCTCGGCACCGCGGCCGGGGCCGCGACCGCGCAGATGCACCGGGTCTCGGCCTGGCGGTTCGTGACCCCGCCCAGCGCGATGCTCAAGGGCGTGCTCGTGGACGCCGCAGGCAGGCGGATCATCGACGAGTCCCGCTACGGCGCCGCGGTGGGCGAGGTGATGATCGGCAAGCACGACGGCAAGGGCTGGCTGCTCGCGGACGCCGAGACGATCGCCGAGGCGCGCCGCACCGCGCGGCGGGAGAGCCAGTGGTTCCAGTGGCTGCAGGCCCGCTACCTGCTGCACCGCGGGCGCGTCTGCGCCGGCAGCCTGGAGGAGGTCGCGCGCAAGGCCGGGGTCGACGCGGACGGGCTGAAGGCCACCGTCGAGGCGTACAACGCGGCCGCGGACGCCGGTGCCGCCGATCCGGCGGGCAAGCCGGCGGAGTACGTGCGGCCGGTCCGGACCGCGCCGTTCTCGCTGATCGACGTCTCCATCAAGCCCAGTCTGGGTTTCCCGTGCCCGATGCTCACACTCGGCGGGCTCGTGGTCGACGAGTCCACCGGTCAGGTGCGCGCCGGCGACGGCGCGCCGATCGCGGGCCTGTACGCGGCCGGCCGGTCGGCAGTAGGAATCTGTTCCAGGTCGTACGTGAGCGGACTGTCGCTCGCAGACTGCGTGTTTTCCGGACGTAGGGCGGGAAAATCCGCAGCTCGGCGGCCTGAATGATGACAAAAACGAGAACGTGTTCTAGTCTTGCCGGTGAACCGAGAACAGACATGACGGACGGGGCGTGCAGATGACCGATCAGGATGGTCGCGGGGTGCTGGCCGGGGTCCGGGAGCTGCTTCCCGTCCTGCGGGAACGGGCCCAGGAGACCGAGGACGCGCGGCGCATTCCGGACGAGTCGATCAAGGCGCTGCAGGAGACCGGGTTCTTCAAGCTGCTGCAGCCGAAGACCTTCGGCGGCTACGAGGCCGACCCGGTGACCTTCTACACCGCGGTGAAGCTGCTGGCGAGCGCGTGCGGGTCGACCGGCTGGGTCGCCTCGATCCTCGGTGTCCACCCGTGGCACCTCGGGTTGTTCGAGCCGCAGGCGCAGCAGGACGTGTGGGGGGAGGACGTCGACGTGCGCATCTCCTCCTCCTACGCGCCGATGGGCAAGGCGACCGTCGTCGACGGCGGGTACCGGCTGACCGGCCGGTGGAGCTTCTCCTCCGGCTGCGACCACGCGACCTGGGTGTTCCTGGGTGCGCCCGCGTTCGACGCCGAGGGCAGGCCGGTCGACTTCTGCACCTACCTGCTGCCCATCGGCGACTACACGATCGACGACGTCTGGGACACCGTCGGCCTGAGCGGCACCGGGAGCAACGACATCATCGTGGAGGACGCGTTCGTCCCCGCGCACCGCGCGCTGAGCTTCCAGGCGACCTCGAAGTGCCGCACGCCGGGACAGAAGATCAACCCGGGGCCGCTGTTCAAGCTGCCGTACGGCTCGGTGCACCCGTCGACGATCACCGCGCCGATCATCGGCATGGCGCAGGGCGCGTACGAGGCGCACGTGGAGCACCAGCGCAACCGCGTACGCGCCGCGTACCTGGGGGAGCAGTCCAAAGAGGACCCGTTCGCCAAGGTCCGGGTCGCCGAGGCGGCCAGCGAGATCGACGCCGCGTGGCTGCAGCTGACCCGCAACATCGACGAGCTGTACCAGCTGGCCTGCCGCGGCGAGAAGCTGCCGTTCGCCACGCGCCTGCGGGTGCGGCGCGACCAGGTCCGCGGCACCGAGCGCGCGATCGCCGCCGTGGACCGGCTGTTCGAAAACTCCGGTGGCCGGGCCCTCAAGCGCGGCACGCCGATCCAGCGGTTCTGGCGCGACGCCCACGCCGGGCGCGTGCACGCGGCCAACGACCCCGAGCGCGCCTACATCATGTTCGGCAACGGCGAGTTCGGCGTCCCGGTCGAGAATGCGATGGTGTGACATGACCGAGGGCAAGTACGCCGAGGTCCGCGACGGGCTCCGGCTGCACTACCACGAGGACGGCGCCGAGCACCCGGAAACGGTGGTGCTGCTGCACGGCGGCGGCCCGGGCGCGTCGGCGTGGAGCAACTTCTCCCGCAACATCGCGGTGTTCGCCAAGTCGTTCCGCGTCATCGCCGTCGACCAGCCGGGATTCGGCAGGTCGGACAAGCCGACCGAGCACCCGCAGTACTTCACGCACAGCTCCAGGGCGCTCGCGGGGCTGCTCGACGCACTGGGCATCGAGAAGGCCCACCTGGTGGGCAACTCCCTCGGCGGCGGCACCGCGGTGCGGTTCGCGCTGGACCACCCGGCGCGGGCGGGCCGGCTCGTGCTGATGGGGCCGGGCGGCCTGAGCACCAACCTGTTCGCGCCCGACCCGACCGAGGGCGTCAAGGCGCTCGGCCGGTTCGCCGCGCCACCGGGGCCCAGCAGGGACAAGCTCGCCGCGTTCCTGCGGCTCATGGTGTTCGACCCGTCGCTGATCACCGACGAGCTGATCGAGGAGCGCTACGCCAACGCGAGCACACCCGAATCGCTCGCGGCGATGCGCGCGATGGGTGCGTCCTTCGCCGGCGCCGACTACGAGCAGGGCATGCTCTGGCGCGAGGCGTACAAGCTGCGGCAACGGGTGCTGCTGATCTGGGGGCGCGAGGACCGCGTCAACCCGCTCGACGGCGCGCTGGTGGCGCTCAAGACGATTCCGCGCGCGCAGCTGCACGTGTTCGGCCGATGTGGACACTGGGCCCAGGTGGAGCGCTTCGACGAGTTCAACCGCCTGGCCCTGGACTTCCTGCGAGGTGAATGAGATGGGCATCCGCTCACTGGCCTACCTGCGCATCGAGGCGACCGACATGGCCGCCTGGCGCGAGTACGGCCTCAAGGTCCTCGGCATGGTCGAGGGCAAGGGCGGCCACCCGGACGCGCTGTACCTGCGGATGGACGACTTCCCGGCGCGTCTGGTCATCGTGCCCGGCGAGAGCGACCGGCTCGCGGTGGCCGGCTGGGAGGCCGCCGACGCGGCCGATGTGGACGAAGTGCGGTCGCGGCTCGACGCGCACGGTGTGCCGTACAAGGAAGGCAGCGCCGAGGTGCTGGCCGAACGTCGCGTCGCCGAACTGATCAGCTTCGACGACCCGTCCGGCAACACGCTGGAGGTCTTCCACGGCGTCGCGCTGGAGCACCGGCGCGTGGTGAGCCCGTACGGGCACCGGTTCGTCACCGGCGAGCAGGGGCTCGGGCACGTCGTGCTGTCCACGCACGACGACGACGCGGCGCTGCGGTTCTACCGCGACGTGCTCGGCTTCCGGCTGCGCGACTCGATGCGCCTGCCACCGCAGATGGTCGGGCGCCCGGCCGACGGGGCACCCGCGTGGCTGCGGTTCTTCGGCTGCAACCCGCGTCACCACAGCCTGGCGTTCCTGCCGATGCCGACACCGAGCGGGATCGTGCACCTCATGGTGGAGGTCGAGAACACCGACGACGTCGGACTGGCCCTGGACCGCGCGAAGCGGCGGGGCGTCCCGATGTCGGCGACACTGGGGCGGCACGTCAACGACCTGATGCTGTCGTTCTACATGAAGACGCCAGGCGGGTTCGACGTCGAGTTCGGCTGCGAGGGCCGCCAGGTCGACGACGAGTCCTGGATCGCGCGGGAGAGCACGGCGGTGAGCCTGTGGGGCCACGACTTCAGCGTCGGGATGCGGCAGTGATCTCGTCCGCGATCGAACCGGCGCGGTTCCGCCAGGTGCTCGGCCACTTCGCCACCGGGGTCACCGTGGTGACCACGATGGACGGTGACGAGCCCGCCGGGTTCGCGTGCCAGTCGTTCGCGGCCCTGTCGCTGGATCCGCCGCTGGTGCTGTTCTGCCCGGCCCGCAGGTCGCGGACCTGGCCGCTGATCGAGCGCAACGGCCGGTTCGCGGTCAACGTCCTGGCCGAGGGACAGCACCGGGTCAGCACCGTGTTCGGCGCACGCGGCACCGACAAGTTCGCCGACGTCGGCTGGGAACCCGCCCCGTCCGGGTCGCCGATCCTGGAGGACGCCCTGACCTGGGTCGACTGCGCGGTGGAGACGGTCTTCGAGGCGGGTGACCACTTCGTCGTCGTCGGCCGGGTGACGGCACTGGGCGAGCCGTCGAACGGGCGTCCGCTGCTGTTCTACCGGGGCCAGTACACCGGGGCCGCGCCGGTCAAGGCCGACGTGCTCAGCTGGGCCGGTCCGGACGACTGGCTGTGACCACGTCCGCGGCGGCGATCTCGTCCACCGACCGGCCGGTGGTGCGCGGCCCGAACACCGCGGTGATCAGGATCAGCAGCACCATCGCCAGCGCCACCACCGCGAACACCGCCGTGGCGCCCTGTGCTTCCAGCAGGGGGAGCAGCAGGTACGGCATCGCCGCCGTCATCAGGCGCGAGAGCGAGTAGGCCGAACCGGCGGCCGTCGCGCGCAGGCTCGTCGGGAAGATCTCGGCCTGGTAGGCGTGGTAGGCGTTGGAGAAGACGTTGCTGACGGCGGTGTAGCAGAAGCCGAGGACGATGATCGCGGTGCCGGTGGTGGAGTAGCCGAAGGCGAGACCGAAGACCGCCATGCCCGCGGCGGCCGCGACGATCAGCCACTTGCGCTGGACGCGTTCCATGAGCGGGATCGACAGCGCGGAGCCGATCGGGTAGCCGAGGAACGACAGGGCGCTGAACGTCAGCGAATGCGCGACGTCGAAACCCTTGGCGGTGAGGATGATCGGCACCAGCGAGCCGAAGCCGTAGTAGCCGAAGACCTGCAGGACCTGGAACGCCGACAGCATCGCGGTGCGGGTGCGCCACGGTTTCCGGAACAGCGTGGCGAAGCGCTGCGGCCGCGCCTCCACGTGCGGCACCGGTGTCGTGTCGACGGTCCCGTCCGCGGACTTCTCCAGCCGCTGGATGACCTTTTCGGCCTCGTCGTGACGTCCCTGTGCGATCAGCCATCGGGGCGATTCGGGCAAACCGGTTCGCAGCGCCCACACGATCGCCGCGCCGAGCGCGCCGATGACGAACAGCCACCGCCAGCCCGCGATGCCCAGCGGTGCCTCGCCGACCAGGCCGCGCGCGAGGAAACCGGCGGCCGGGACGCCGCAGAAGCCGATGGTGTAGGCCCAGGCGGTGGCCTTGCCGCGGGCGTGCGCGGGCAGCAGGTCGGCGAGGTAGGCGTCGGCGAGCGGCAGTTCGGCGCCGATGCCGATACCCGCGATGAACCGGCAGACCACCAGCATCCACACGTCCGTGGAGAACGCGCCGAGCAGCGTGAACAACGAGTACACGCTGAGGGTGAGCAGGAACGCGCGCCGCCTGCCGATCCGGTCGGCGAGCCTGCCGAGCGCCACCGCGCCGACGAAGGCGCCGAGGAACGCCGACGCGAGCAGCGGCTTGGTCTCGGCGCTGGAGACGCCGAACTCCTTGGACAACACGGTGCTGACGGTGCTGGCGAGGAAGAGGTCGTAGAGGTCGAAGAACGTCGCCACCCCGACGACGGCGATCAGCAGCCGGTGGAAGCGCGTCACGGGTAGCCGGTCCAAGCGGGTCGTCATCGACTGCGCGGCGGTCATGCCGGAAAGTTATCTCCCGATCACCGATCAGGACAACGGTTTCCGTCCGTGGCGGCGGTTACTCTCCTGGAATGGATCTCAGACACGACGCGCGCGAGCTGTCCGACGACCTCGTGGCACTGCGGCGCGCGCTCCACCAGGTTCCCGAACTGGGACTCGACCTGCCCCGCACCCAGGAGAAGGTACTGGCAGCCCTCGACGGCCTGCCGCTGGAGATCAGCACCGGCACCGGGCTGTCGTCGGTCACCGCGGTGCTGCGCGGCGGGGCCGGCGACGGCGACGTGGTGCTCCTGCGGGGCGACATGGACGCCCTGCCGGTCACCGAGCAGACCGGCGTCGAGTACAGCTCGCGGCACGAGGGCCGCATGCACGCGTGCGGGCACGACCTGCACACGGCCGGGCTCGTCGGCGCCGCGCGGCTGCTGTCGGCGCACCGCGACCGCCTGGCCGGGGACGTGGTGTTCATGTTCCAGCCCGGTGAGGAAGGGCACGACGGCGCCGGCAAGATGATCGCCGAGGGTGTGCTGGAGGCCGCCGGCCGCCCGGTCGCCGAGGCCTACGGGCTGCACGTGGTGTCGTCGATGATCCCGCGCGGCCAGTTCGTGTCCCGGCCCGGACCGCTGATGGCCGCCTCCGACGGGCTGTTCGTGCGCGTGATCGGCGCCGGCGGGCACGGGTCGCGGCCGCACGCGGCGCTCGACCCGGTACCGGCGGCGTGCGAGATGGTGACCGCGCTGCAGACGATGGTGACCCGCCGCTTCAACGTGTTCGACCCGGTGGTGGTCACCGTCGGCACCTTCCACGCGGGCACCCAGCGCAACATCATCCCGCCGGACGCCCGCTTCGAGGCCACCATCCGCAGCTTCTCGAAAGAGGCCAGGGAACGGGTCGCCGAGCTGGCGGTGCCGCTGTGCCGGGACATCGCCGCGGCGCACGGGCTCGAGGTGGAGATCAGCTACGAGGGCGAGTACCCGGTCACCGTCAACGACGCCGCGGCGCACGAGTTCGTCGCGGACACCGTGCGCGAGGTGTTCGGCGAGGAGCGGTTCACCACGGCGCCCGACCCGATCACCGGCTCGGAAGACTTCTCCCGCGTGCTCGACCGGGTGCCCGGCGCGTTCGTCTTCCTCGGGGCCACCTTCGCCGACGACCCGGATTCGGTGCCCTACAACCATTCCCCGCAGGCATCGTTCGACGACGGCGTGCTCGCCGACGGCGCGGCGCTGCTCGCCTCGCTGGCCGCGCGGCGCCTGATGAAGGAGGACGCATGACCAGGACCCTGTTCGCCGGCGGGCGCGTCTTCGACGGCACCGGCGCCGACCCGTTCGACGCGGACGTCGTGGTGGAGGACGGCCGCATCGCCGAGATCGGCACCGGGCTGGACGGCGACGAGGTCGTCGACTGCGCCGGCACCACCCTGCTGCCCGGGCTGTTCGACTGCCACGTGCACGTCACGGTGTCCGACATCAGCCTCGTCAAGCTGTTCCAGAAGCCGTTCTCCTACCAGTTCTACGAGGCGGCGCGGAACCTGCGCAGCACACTGGAACTGGGCATCACGACGGTGCGCGACGCGGGCGGTGCGGATCTGGGCATCAAGAAGGCCCAGGCGGACGGGCTCATCTCCGGGCCGCGCCTGCAGATCTCGATCGGCATCATCAGCCAGACCGGCGGGCACGGCGACGACTGGATGCCCTCCGGGCACTGCGTTCCGCTGACTCTGCCGCACCCCGGCCGCCCGGCCGTGGTGGTCGACGGGCCCGACGAGATGCGGAAGGCCGCGCGGGAGCTGCTGCGCGCAGGCGCCGACGTGCTGAAGGTGTGCACGACCGGCGGTGTGCTGTCACCGGGCGACGACCCGCGGCACACCCAGTTCACGCCGGGCGAGCTGGACGTGCTGGTCGCCGAGGCGGCGATGCAGGGCAAGTGGGTGATGGCGCACGCGCAGGGCACCGACGGCATCAAGAACGCGGTTCGGGCCGGGATCCGGTCGATCGAGCACGGCATCTACCTCGACGACGAGGCGATCGAGCTGATGCTGGCGCACGGCACGTGGCTGGTGCCGACGCTGATCGCGCCGATCGCGGTCATCCGGGCGGCACGGGCGGGCGCCGCGCTGACCGACGAGATGGTCCGCAAGGCCGAGGACGTGGCGGAGGTGCACGCCGAGTCGATGCGCCGCGCGGTCGAGGCCGGGGTGAAGATCGCGATGGGCACGGACAGCGGCGTGGGCCCGCACGGCACGAACCTGGAGGAGCTGCCGCTGATGGAGGCGGCCGGCATGAGCCCGGGTCAGGTGCTGGCGGCGTCGACGTCGTCGGCGGCGGAACTGCTGGGCTGTGACGCCGAGCTGGGCCGGCTGGCGCCCGGGTTTCGCGCGGACCTGGTCGTGGTGTCCGGCGACGCGTACGACCTGGCCGCGCTGCCCGGCCGGGTGCGCGAGGTCTGGCAGGACGGCGTGCGGGTGGCGGCGCCGGGTACGGAGAAATGAGGAGACCCCCGGACCGCGCCGAAACTGGGGGAGGAAGGCGCGGCCCGGGGGCCTCGCCCCAGCGCCCGAGGGGGAGGTAAGCGCCGGAGCACCGGCCGGCGAAAAACTGGGGAGGATGTCGCCGGCCGTACGTGTTCAGGATAGCGCGCGTTTCGCTGTGCGGACCCTTTTCACCGGAACTGAACGGGTTTTCCGTCCCTCGTCGTGGCCGTCTCCGGGGTGCGGCGGGGCAGAACGGCGTTCAGCGTGCCCCGCGAGCGTTCCGGGTGGTGTCACAGAACGAGGTCGGCGAGAACGGTGTTCAGC
Coding sequences within it:
- a CDS encoding M20 metallopeptidase family protein; this encodes MDLRHDARELSDDLVALRRALHQVPELGLDLPRTQEKVLAALDGLPLEISTGTGLSSVTAVLRGGAGDGDVVLLRGDMDALPVTEQTGVEYSSRHEGRMHACGHDLHTAGLVGAARLLSAHRDRLAGDVVFMFQPGEEGHDGAGKMIAEGVLEAAGRPVAEAYGLHVVSSMIPRGQFVSRPGPLMAASDGLFVRVIGAGGHGSRPHAALDPVPAACEMVTALQTMVTRRFNVFDPVVVTVGTFHAGTQRNIIPPDARFEATIRSFSKEARERVAELAVPLCRDIAAAHGLEVEISYEGEYPVTVNDAAAHEFVADTVREVFGEERFTTAPDPITGSEDFSRVLDRVPGAFVFLGATFADDPDSVPYNHSPQASFDDGVLADGAALLASLAARRLMKEDA
- the hsaD gene encoding 4,5:9,10-diseco-3-hydroxy-5,9,17-trioxoandrosta-1(10),2-diene-4-oate hydrolase; this encodes MTEGKYAEVRDGLRLHYHEDGAEHPETVVLLHGGGPGASAWSNFSRNIAVFAKSFRVIAVDQPGFGRSDKPTEHPQYFTHSSRALAGLLDALGIEKAHLVGNSLGGGTAVRFALDHPARAGRLVLMGPGGLSTNLFAPDPTEGVKALGRFAAPPGPSRDKLAAFLRLMVFDPSLITDELIEERYANASTPESLAAMRAMGASFAGADYEQGMLWREAYKLRQRVLLIWGREDRVNPLDGALVALKTIPRAQLHVFGRCGHWAQVERFDEFNRLALDFLRGE
- a CDS encoding FAD-binding protein is translated as MNQTADVIVIGFGAAGACAAIEAADAGADVLVLDRFGGGGATALSGGIVYAGGGTAQQREAGVDDSADAMYDYLRLEVGDAVSEETLRRFCDESPAMIEWLERNGVPFEGSLCPYKTSYPNDDYYLYYSGSESAGGFRDLAKPAARGHRAKGPGTSGKVLFARLAEAVRRRGVRVLPATRAGSLIVDDGVVTGVRVKTLHDAPARVRAAHARMARYAAKPGIYVPAVRKALQHRIERLERRYAREVELRARRGVVIAAGGFIFNRALVREHAPAYRGGLALGTIADDGSGIGLGTAAGAATAQMHRVSAWRFVTPPSAMLKGVLVDAAGRRIIDESRYGAAVGEVMIGKHDGKGWLLADAETIAEARRTARRESQWFQWLQARYLLHRGRVCAGSLEEVARKAGVDADGLKATVEAYNAAADAGAADPAGKPAEYVRPVRTAPFSLIDVSIKPSLGFPCPMLTLGGLVVDESTGQVRAGDGAPIAGLYAAGRSAVGICSRSYVSGLSLADCVFSGRRAGKSAARRPE
- a CDS encoding metal-dependent hydrolase family protein; its protein translation is MTRTLFAGGRVFDGTGADPFDADVVVEDGRIAEIGTGLDGDEVVDCAGTTLLPGLFDCHVHVTVSDISLVKLFQKPFSYQFYEAARNLRSTLELGITTVRDAGGADLGIKKAQADGLISGPRLQISIGIISQTGGHGDDWMPSGHCVPLTLPHPGRPAVVVDGPDEMRKAARELLRAGADVLKVCTTGGVLSPGDDPRHTQFTPGELDVLVAEAAMQGKWVMAHAQGTDGIKNAVRAGIRSIEHGIYLDDEAIELMLAHGTWLVPTLIAPIAVIRAARAGAALTDEMVRKAEDVAEVHAESMRRAVEAGVKIAMGTDSGVGPHGTNLEELPLMEAAGMSPGQVLAASTSSAAELLGCDAELGRLAPGFRADLVVVSGDAYDLAALPGRVREVWQDGVRVAAPGTEK
- the hsaC gene encoding iron-dependent extradiol dioxygenase HsaC, which gives rise to MGIRSLAYLRIEATDMAAWREYGLKVLGMVEGKGGHPDALYLRMDDFPARLVIVPGESDRLAVAGWEAADAADVDEVRSRLDAHGVPYKEGSAEVLAERRVAELISFDDPSGNTLEVFHGVALEHRRVVSPYGHRFVTGEQGLGHVVLSTHDDDAALRFYRDVLGFRLRDSMRLPPQMVGRPADGAPAWLRFFGCNPRHHSLAFLPMPTPSGIVHLMVEVENTDDVGLALDRAKRRGVPMSATLGRHVNDLMLSFYMKTPGGFDVEFGCEGRQVDDESWIARESTAVSLWGHDFSVGMRQ
- a CDS encoding MFS transporter; its protein translation is MTAAQSMTTRLDRLPVTRFHRLLIAVVGVATFFDLYDLFLASTVSTVLSKEFGVSSAETKPLLASAFLGAFVGAVALGRLADRIGRRRAFLLTLSVYSLFTLLGAFSTDVWMLVVCRFIAGIGIGAELPLADAYLADLLPAHARGKATAWAYTIGFCGVPAAGFLARGLVGEAPLGIAGWRWLFVIGALGAAIVWALRTGLPESPRWLIAQGRHDEAEKVIQRLEKSADGTVDTTPVPHVEARPQRFATLFRKPWRTRTAMLSAFQVLQVFGYYGFGSLVPIILTAKGFDVAHSLTFSALSFLGYPIGSALSIPLMERVQRKWLIVAAAAGMAVFGLAFGYSTTGTAIIVLGFCYTAVSNVFSNAYHAYQAEIFPTSLRATAAGSAYSLSRLMTAAMPYLLLPLLEAQGATAVFAVVALAMVLLILITAVFGPRTTGRSVDEIAAADVVTASRPDRPS
- the hsaA gene encoding 3-hydroxy-9,10-secoandrosta-1,3,5(10)-triene-9,17-dione monooxygenase oxygenase subunit — translated: MTDQDGRGVLAGVRELLPVLRERAQETEDARRIPDESIKALQETGFFKLLQPKTFGGYEADPVTFYTAVKLLASACGSTGWVASILGVHPWHLGLFEPQAQQDVWGEDVDVRISSSYAPMGKATVVDGGYRLTGRWSFSSGCDHATWVFLGAPAFDAEGRPVDFCTYLLPIGDYTIDDVWDTVGLSGTGSNDIIVEDAFVPAHRALSFQATSKCRTPGQKINPGPLFKLPYGSVHPSTITAPIIGMAQGAYEAHVEHQRNRVRAAYLGEQSKEDPFAKVRVAEAASEIDAAWLQLTRNIDELYQLACRGEKLPFATRLRVRRDQVRGTERAIAAVDRLFENSGGRALKRGTPIQRFWRDAHAGRVHAANDPERAYIMFGNGEFGVPVENAMV
- the hsaB gene encoding 3-hydroxy-9,10-secoandrosta-1,3,5(10)-triene-9,17-dione monooxygenase reductase subunit produces the protein MISSAIEPARFRQVLGHFATGVTVVTTMDGDEPAGFACQSFAALSLDPPLVLFCPARRSRTWPLIERNGRFAVNVLAEGQHRVSTVFGARGTDKFADVGWEPAPSGSPILEDALTWVDCAVETVFEAGDHFVVVGRVTALGEPSNGRPLLFYRGQYTGAAPVKADVLSWAGPDDWL